The genome window AACAAAACGTTTTTTCTCATTAAATTTTTCATATAAAACTTTAGTCACAAACTCACCTGCATTCGCAACCAAAAATCTTCCAGGCTCCATACCTATACACACATCAAGTCCATGCAAACTTGATAAAATTCCTTGAGCATAATCATATAAACTAGGCTCTTGCTCATCTTTATAACAAACTCCTAAGCCACCGCCAATATCAAAAAATTTGATATTAATTTTAAGAGCCAAAAGCTCTCTTACTAATTTTGCAACAATAATCGAAGCTTCATGAATACTACTAATATCAAGAATTTGAGATCCTATATGAAAATGCACACCAACAGGTTCTAAATAGGCTGAATTTTTCGCATAAATATACATTTTTTTAGCATTTTCTATATCTACACCAAATTTATTTTCATGCAAACCTGTAGAAATATAAGGATGAGTTTTTGCATCTACATTGGGATTTACCCTTATACTTATACGCGCAACTTTTTGATTTTCTTTTGCAATTTGCTCTAGAAGCAGCATTTCTTCTTGGCTTTCTAGATTAATATATAATATATTTTGCTCTAATGCGTATTTTAATTCATCTGCACCTTTACCTACACCGCTAAAAATAATTTTATAATTTTTCGCTCCTGCTTTTAACGCTCTATAAATTTCCCCTGCACTAACACAATCAAACCCACTATCTAAAGAAGCCAAAAACTTTAAAACACTTAAATTAGAATTTGCTTTTACAGCATAAAAAATTTGAGATTTTCTTGCCTTAAAAGCATCTTTTAGCATTGTAAAACGCTCTTTGATTTTATCAAAATCATAAATATAAAAAGGAGTGTTGTATTCTTTTGCTAATTTAAAATAATCCATAAAAAACCTTTTTTAGTTATTTGTGTTTAATATAATAAAAACTTCCTATACTCATCAAAATAAACACCGGTAACATTATACCAAGCTCTGGAAGTAAAATTTCATTTTCGCTTAATCTTGTGAATAAAAACAACATTCCCCAAACCAAAAGAATGCATACAAAAAATACAAAAGCTAAAAGCGCAAGGTTGAAAAATCTTGCGGTTAAAGGAAAGTAATAATACACAATAAGCATTAAAAAAGGCGCAAAAAAAGGTGTAAGTATCAAAGAATACAAGCTACTTCTAAGTGTATTGGTTGAGATATTTTGTTTTGCAAAAATCAACATGCTTTCTAAAGCATCTAAAATAGAATATGAAGGCTTAGTATCTATAAGAGAAATTCGCTCTAGTATCTTTGGAGAAAAATTCTCCAAGCCTTTGATATTTTGAAATTCTTCAATGCTTAAGCCTTCTTTTGAAACAACCAAATCCTTTGGAATATTTGTTGCCTTAGCATTATTTAAATTCCAAGAGTTTCCATCAAATTTAGCACTTTTTGCTTGGGTTATGCTTTGTATGTTTAAATTATCTACATCAAAAATTTTTACATTGTATAGAGTTTGAGAGCTTGTTTTTTCTATATAAATAAATTTATTATTGTATTTGATTAAAATCTCCCCTCCTTCTCTATCTACAACACCTCGTTTTAAAATATTACTTTTATATTCATCTGCATAAGCAAAAGGAGTGAAATTTAGGCCTACATAAACACAACAAAAAAACATCGCCCAAATAAAAGGGTACAAAATCACTTGGTTTTTACTTAAACCCAAAGCATACAAACTCACAAATTCATTTGAGCGTATCATGTTAAATACACATAAAACCAAAGCAAGAACTATAGCTAAAGGTAGTATATAAGAAGCTGCTGAACATGTTAAAAAAAAGATATATAATAATTCCAAATTTGCACTTTTTGGCAATCTATTAAAATTAAGTAAAAAATCAATAGCTACAAAGAAAAAAGTTAAAGAAAAAAATAAGATAAAAAATGATTTAAGATATAAAGATGAAATATAACGAAAAAAAATACTCATTATCTAACTTTTTAAAGAATATTTCGAAGCAATTTTTTCTACATTAGAATCTAAAAGTTCAAATAAAGCTTTTTTACTATGTTCTAAAACCTTAGCTAAACTTTCTTTTTCATCTTGCTCAAATTTACCCAAAACATGAGAAACCACATCTTGACCTTTTCCCACACCTATACGTACTCTCTCATAAGCATTCCCACAAAGACTATCAATACTTTTAAGCCCATTATGACCACCGCTTGATCCGCCCATTTTAAATTTCAGTGCACCTAAATTTAAGTCAATATCATCATGGATTACGATAATCCTATCGCATTTGTAGTATTCACTAACTGCTTTAACGCTTTCTCCGGATAGATTCATATAAGTGGAAGGTTTTAAAAAAAGAGTAGAAGAACTTTTAAAAAGTTCTCCTTTAAATTTAGCATTTGAAAGTTTTGTTACTTCCAAATCTTCTATAAGCAAGTCAATCAGCATAAACCCGACATTATGTCTAGTTTGCTCGTATTGTTCTCCTATATTACCAAGTCCTACGACTAAGGTCATTTTATCTTGCTTTTTCTACGCCAACTACAGCTACTCTATCAGCATCAACCATAGTTACACCTTCAGGTACAACTACATCACGAATTAAAAGTGCATCACCTACATCAAGCTTAGTAACATCTAATTCAAAATAATTTGGTAAGTTTTCAGCTGCACATTTTACTTTTAATCTTCTTTTTGATTGGATTAAAACACCTTTGTTTTTGAGACCCATTGCAGTTCCTACGATTTTTACAGGAACCATATATTTAGAAACAACACCTTTTTGTGCTACTTTTAAATCCACATGCTTTAATTCTGCTGTTACAGGATCTTTTTGGTAATCTACCACTACAACGTTTAATACTTTATCTCCAACTTTTACATCAAAAGCTAAAGTGGTTTTTTTGCGTACTTCTTTAATAAATTCATTTACTTTAAAAGCAGCATTGATGTTTTCTAATCCTTTTCCGTAGATGTTTGCGATTAGATAACCATCTCTTTTTAAAGCTTTAGCAGCTTTTCTACCGATACTCTCTCTAACGATACCTTCTAACATCTGTTTCCTTTCTAAAAAAATAAACGCTAATTATATCTAAATAAGTTTATAAAGATTTTAAAATATCTTCATATGCGATACAAAATTGTTCTAAACCATCATCAAGCAAATCTTTACAAGCTTTACTTAAAGCATCTTTTGAAATATTTGCATTGAGCTTTTTCTCTATACACTCATCTTTCAAAGGCTCTTTAAATACAAGCGTTTTACCTTTAAAAGCCATAATAGCATCTAAAGGTGCAGTGTTGATAGCTTTATCGTATAACAACTCTTTAATATAATAATCTTTTTCTAAATCATCACCCTTTACCCCAGTACTAGCAAACAATGCTCTAATGTTAGCTTCTTCTTGCTTGATGATATAATTATAAGCCTTAGTTGCTGTAAGAATTCCTATATAGTTTTTATCTAGAACTTGATGATTTAAAAGCCTATCAAAACGGCTTACAAAAATACTAATCACAGCCTGTGGTTCTTTTCTTGCTGCAATGTTATTTTTTCTAAACTCTTTTAATCCTAAACTCAAAGCTTCAAAACACTTTTTAGTTTGCTCAAAATCAAAAATCAAAGTTGCATTTACACTAATACCATTTTTCATCAATTCTTGCATCACCTCATAAGAAGCTTCAGTAGCAGGAATTTTCATCATCACATTTTCTTTGGCAATTTGCGTGTATAGTCTTTTTGCTTCAGCCAAAGATAAGCTTGTATTATCTTTTAGTCTTGGATCAATTTCAATACTAATAAAACCATCGTTATTTTCATAATAATTCACAGCGAGTTTGTCTGCAGCTTTAGCGATATCTTCTATCGCTAGGTGTTCATACAAAGATTTTTTATCCTGCATATTTAGTTTTTTGATTTTTTCTTTGTAAACATTTGAATTAAGAATTGCGTTTTTAAAAATTGCAGGATTTGATGTGGCGCCATTAATTGTTTTTGACTGGATTAAATCCAAAAACCCATGATCTAAAAATTCATTTTCTATAAAATCACACCATAAAGAAAATTGTTTCATTGAATTACCTTTATTATCTCTTTTAAATCTTTTTTGTCTATACAAATATCTGCATGAGATTTTAAAATTGCTTTGGCACAAAAGGCTATTTTTAAACCACATTCTTTAAACATAGAAATATCATTAGCCCCATCGCCAACACACATTATTTCTTCTGTTTTTAAATTTAAAAACCTTTTTACTCTTTGTAGGATAATGCCTTTTGAGTCGCTAAACATAATTTCTCCACCTACTTTTCCAGTTAAAAAACCATTTTTTTGATGTAAAAAATTAGCATAGCCAAAATCAAATTGAAGTTCATCTTGTAGTAAATCGATTCCTTCATGAAAACCGCCACTAAAAACAATGATTTTTATATCTTTGCTTTTTAAATACTCACATAATTCTTTAGCGCCTTTCATCAAGGGTAAGTTTTCGCAGCATTTTTTTACTTGCTCGATTGGCATACCTTCTAGCAAGGCCACTCTCGCACTTAAGCTTTCAAAAAAATCAAGTTCACCATTCATTGCTTTGTTGGTGATCGCTTTTACAGCATCACCAACATTATATTCATCTGCTAAAATATCAATGGTCTCTCCATCCATTAGCGTAGAATCAAAATCAAAGGCACAAAGCTTTATCATCAAAACTCACGCTTTAACAAAGCTTCAGCTTTTAATATAGTTAAGATATTTTCTTCTCTTTTTCCTATACCAAAAATCATACCTTTTTCTTTCAATAAAGTTTCAGGCGGCGGATCAATTCTGCTTCTGTGAATTTTGATAGCCTCTGTTAGTCTATCTATCACAAATCCCGCATTACCTGCAGGAGTTTGATTGCCATTTGCTATACCCTTTAAAACAATATATCTTGTTTGAGGTGTCATTTTTGAACCACCTTGATTAAATCTTTTTGCAAGATCAATCAAAGGCATTACATTACCCCTCATATTAAACACACCCAATACATAATCAGGTACGCTTGGAACCCTAGTATACTCTATAGGTTTAATAATCTCTTGGATATTAAGAATTGGAATAGCATATTCCTCATCTCCTACCACAAAACCAACAAGCTGAATAATATCCTCTTCTTTATCCACATCTGGTTCTGCAATTTGCGCTTGTTGTTTTTGCAAAACCTGGCTTAATTTATCATTCATCTTCTTATCCTAGTTTTAAATTTTTTCTAACTACATTTTCTAAGTACTCTGGAGAGTAAGGCTTAGTAATATACTCAGTCATTCCTACTTCCACACCTCTTAAACGGTCTGATTTACTAGTTCTTGAAGTTACTGCAACAAGCGGAAGGTTTTTGTATTTAGAATATTTTCTAATCTCACCTGCTAAAGTGTAACCATCCATTCTTGGCATTTCGATATCAATAAGCACTGCATCAATATCATGCTCGCCTGATTTGATCGTGTTTAAAGCTTCTACACCGT of Campylobacter sp. 2014D-0216 contains these proteins:
- the lysA gene encoding diaminopimelate decarboxylase is translated as MDYFKLAKEYNTPFYIYDFDKIKERFTMLKDAFKARKSQIFYAVKANSNLSVLKFLASLDSGFDCVSAGEIYRALKAGAKNYKIIFSGVGKGADELKYALEQNILYINLESQEEMLLLEQIAKENQKVARISIRVNPNVDAKTHPYISTGLHENKFGVDIENAKKMYIYAKNSAYLEPVGVHFHIGSQILDISSIHEASIIVAKLVRELLALKINIKFFDIGGGLGVCYKDEQEPSLYDYAQGILSSLHGLDVCIGMEPGRFLVANAGEFVTKVLYEKFNEKKRFVIVDGAMNDLLRPSLYDAYHEIELLGANSEESLCDIVGGVCESGDFLAKDRSLAKTQAGDLIVVKSAGAYGFSMSSNYNSRNRVCELAQENGVVRMIRKRESYEEQVALELEYLKE
- a CDS encoding LptF/LptG family permease; the protein is MSIFFRYISSLYLKSFFILFFSLTFFFVAIDFLLNFNRLPKSANLELLYIFFLTCSAASYILPLAIVLALVLCVFNMIRSNEFVSLYALGLSKNQVILYPFIWAMFFCCVYVGLNFTPFAYADEYKSNILKRGVVDREGGEILIKYNNKFIYIEKTSSQTLYNVKIFDVDNLNIQSITQAKSAKFDGNSWNLNNAKATNIPKDLVVSKEGLSIEEFQNIKGLENFSPKILERISLIDTKPSYSILDALESMLIFAKQNISTNTLRSSLYSLILTPFFAPFLMLIVYYYFPLTARFFNLALLAFVFFVCILLVWGMLFLFTRLSENEILLPELGIMLPVFILMSIGSFYYIKHK
- the pth gene encoding aminoacyl-tRNA hydrolase, which encodes MTLVVGLGNIGEQYEQTRHNVGFMLIDLLIEDLEVTKLSNAKFKGELFKSSSTLFLKPSTYMNLSGESVKAVSEYYKCDRIIVIHDDIDLNLGALKFKMGGSSGGHNGLKSIDSLCGNAYERVRIGVGKGQDVVSHVLGKFEQDEKESLAKVLEHSKKALFELLDSNVEKIASKYSLKS
- a CDS encoding 50S ribosomal protein L25/general stress protein Ctc; amino-acid sequence: MLEGIVRESIGRKAAKALKRDGYLIANIYGKGLENINAAFKVNEFIKEVRKKTTLAFDVKVGDKVLNVVVVDYQKDPVTAELKHVDLKVAQKGVVSKYMVPVKIVGTAMGLKNKGVLIQSKRRLKVKCAAENLPNYFELDVTKLDVGDALLIRDVVVPEGVTMVDADRVAVVGVEKAR
- a CDS encoding transaldolase, with translation MKQFSLWCDFIENEFLDHGFLDLIQSKTINGATSNPAIFKNAILNSNVYKEKIKKLNMQDKKSLYEHLAIEDIAKAADKLAVNYYENNDGFISIEIDPRLKDNTSLSLAEAKRLYTQIAKENVMMKIPATEASYEVMQELMKNGISVNATLIFDFEQTKKCFEALSLGLKEFRKNNIAARKEPQAVISIFVSRFDRLLNHQVLDKNYIGILTATKAYNYIIKQEEANIRALFASTGVKGDDLEKDYYIKELLYDKAINTAPLDAIMAFKGKTLVFKEPLKDECIEKKLNANISKDALSKACKDLLDDGLEQFCIAYEDILKSL
- the serB gene encoding phosphoserine phosphatase SerB — encoded protein: MIKLCAFDFDSTLMDGETIDILADEYNVGDAVKAITNKAMNGELDFFESLSARVALLEGMPIEQVKKCCENLPLMKGAKELCEYLKSKDIKIIVFSGGFHEGIDLLQDELQFDFGYANFLHQKNGFLTGKVGGEIMFSDSKGIILQRVKRFLNLKTEEIMCVGDGANDISMFKECGLKIAFCAKAILKSHADICIDKKDLKEIIKVIQ
- a CDS encoding chemotaxis protein CheW, with translation MNDKLSQVLQKQQAQIAEPDVDKEEDIIQLVGFVVGDEEYAIPILNIQEIIKPIEYTRVPSVPDYVLGVFNMRGNVMPLIDLAKRFNQGGSKMTPQTRYIVLKGIANGNQTPAGNAGFVIDRLTEAIKIHRSRIDPPPETLLKEKGMIFGIGKREENILTILKAEALLKREF